One Acutalibacter muris DNA window includes the following coding sequences:
- a CDS encoding aldo/keto reductase, producing MKNFGFGLMRLPTTDPANAAAIDVEQVKKMVDLFIEKGFTYFDTAWMYCGFQSEPTVKEVLTSRHPRNKFTLATKLNAAFFDSLEGRDEVFNQQLEKTGAGYFDYYLLHGIDGNSYPKFEKFDCFHWMVEKKAHGLIKSPGFSFHGDAPLLDEILTKHPEMEFVQLQINYLDWDSQWIQSRACYEVAVKHNKPVIVMEPVKGGTLARVPEDVEKLFKEYAPDASPASWAVRFAASLPGVMMVLSGMSNLQQMEDNLSFMENFQPLTGEEKAMVFKAADIINSQIAVPCTGCSYCTEGCPQKIAIPQYFSLYNEDMREHLEEKGWTVNFSNYANLTEKFGKAADCVACGQCEEMCPQHLPIIEKLKEVSAHFDH from the coding sequence ATGAAAAATTTTGGCTTCGGCCTGATGCGCCTGCCCACCACCGACCCGGCCAATGCCGCTGCTATTGACGTGGAGCAGGTCAAGAAGATGGTAGACCTTTTCATCGAAAAAGGCTTCACCTACTTCGACACCGCCTGGATGTACTGCGGCTTCCAGAGCGAGCCCACGGTAAAGGAGGTGCTCACCAGCCGCCACCCTAGAAACAAGTTCACTCTGGCGACAAAGCTGAACGCCGCCTTTTTTGATTCCCTGGAGGGCAGGGACGAGGTTTTCAACCAGCAGCTGGAAAAGACCGGTGCGGGCTATTTCGACTATTACCTGCTCCACGGCATCGACGGAAATTCCTATCCCAAATTCGAGAAGTTTGACTGCTTTCACTGGATGGTGGAGAAAAAGGCCCATGGCCTGATAAAAAGCCCTGGCTTCTCCTTCCATGGCGACGCCCCGCTGCTGGACGAAATCCTGACAAAGCACCCGGAGATGGAGTTTGTCCAGCTTCAAATCAACTATCTGGACTGGGACAGCCAGTGGATACAGTCCAGGGCCTGCTATGAGGTGGCGGTCAAGCACAATAAGCCTGTCATCGTTATGGAGCCGGTCAAGGGCGGTACGTTGGCAAGGGTGCCGGAGGATGTGGAGAAGCTCTTTAAGGAGTACGCGCCTGACGCGTCGCCCGCGTCCTGGGCCGTGCGGTTTGCCGCCAGCCTGCCCGGTGTGATGATGGTGCTTTCCGGCATGAGCAATCTCCAGCAGATGGAGGATAATCTCAGCTTTATGGAGAACTTCCAGCCGCTGACCGGGGAGGAGAAGGCCATGGTGTTCAAGGCGGCAGACATCATAAACAGCCAGATTGCCGTGCCCTGCACCGGATGCTCCTACTGCACAGAGGGCTGTCCCCAGAAGATCGCCATCCCCCAGTATTTCTCCTTGTACAACGAGGATATGCGGGAGCATCTGGAGGAGAAGGGCTGGACGGTAAATTTCAGCAACTATGCCAACCTGACGGAGAAATTCGGCAAGGCGGCAGACTGCGTAGCCTGCGGTCAGTGCGAGGAGATGTGCCCCCAGCACCTGCCAATCATCGAAAAGCTGAAAGAAGTTTCGGCGCATTTTGACCACTGA
- a CDS encoding MATE family efflux transporter yields the protein MNQPSAAKENPMGYAPMAKLILTTGIPLMLSLLINSLYNFVDSVFVSRVSEDALTALSLAAPIQTLVSALGLGNAVGLNAVISKALGERRPEKVRRAADAAIFIALCSWGVIVVMCLALVGPYFEWQSGGNEAIAKYGRDYLTICMLFSFGQMGQWVFDRYVIASGRSSLFLFTLSAASVTNLILDPIFIFGYFGLPRMETMGAAIATVIGQCMGMLAGIFINRRWNPEISFGFTLRPDFGSVKAILKVGVPSTLVQVLTSFVSMVMNTILLGFSSTAVAVYGVCIRIFGISTVGVHGIDNGLIPIVAYNYGAGKKERISQAVKWAMIYSALFFLLFFAVLEIAPALVLQIFETSEHMRQIAVPALRILTVSWLASIPSLVLAASFQGFSLGTYSMVLTMTRQAILPVAFALLLQFFGNLNLIWLGFILAELAGIPLALVLWKKAWRGVF from the coding sequence ATGAACCAGCCCTCTGCGGCAAAAGAAAACCCCATGGGATACGCCCCCATGGCCAAACTTATCCTGACCACGGGCATCCCACTAATGCTCAGCCTGCTCATCAATTCCCTCTACAATTTTGTGGATTCCGTTTTCGTTTCACGGGTGTCTGAGGATGCGTTGACCGCCCTCTCTCTGGCGGCGCCCATCCAAACGCTGGTGTCAGCCCTGGGGCTGGGGAACGCGGTAGGATTAAACGCCGTTATCTCCAAAGCCCTGGGCGAACGCCGTCCGGAAAAGGTACGCAGGGCCGCAGACGCCGCTATTTTCATTGCGCTGTGTTCCTGGGGCGTGATCGTGGTGATGTGCCTGGCGCTGGTGGGGCCTTACTTCGAATGGCAGTCCGGCGGCAACGAGGCCATTGCGAAATATGGGAGGGACTACCTGACCATCTGTATGCTGTTCTCCTTCGGGCAGATGGGCCAGTGGGTATTTGACCGGTACGTCATTGCCAGCGGGCGTTCCAGCCTGTTCCTGTTCACCCTTTCGGCGGCGTCCGTCACCAACCTGATTCTGGACCCCATCTTTATCTTTGGTTATTTCGGCCTGCCGCGGATGGAGACCATGGGGGCGGCCATCGCCACCGTGATAGGCCAGTGCATGGGGATGCTGGCGGGGATTTTCATCAACCGCCGGTGGAACCCGGAAATATCCTTTGGTTTCACTTTGCGCCCGGATTTTGGCAGTGTGAAAGCCATCTTGAAGGTGGGGGTACCATCTACCTTGGTGCAGGTACTGACCTCCTTCGTCAGCATGGTGATGAACACGATCTTGCTGGGGTTTTCCTCCACGGCAGTGGCGGTATACGGCGTGTGCATACGCATTTTCGGCATATCGACTGTGGGGGTGCATGGCATCGACAACGGCCTGATCCCCATCGTGGCCTACAATTATGGCGCGGGCAAAAAAGAGCGCATCTCCCAGGCGGTAAAGTGGGCGATGATCTACTCCGCGTTATTCTTTCTGTTGTTCTTTGCGGTGCTGGAAATTGCCCCCGCGCTGGTACTGCAAATTTTTGAAACCTCTGAGCATATGCGCCAGATCGCCGTCCCCGCCCTGCGCATTTTGACCGTGTCCTGGCTGGCGTCCATCCCGAGCCTGGTGCTGGCGGCGTCCTTCCAGGGATTCTCCCTGGGCACCTACAGCATGGTGCTGACCATGACCCGCCAGGCCATACTGCCGGTGGCGTTCGCGCTGCTTTTGCAGTTTTTCGGGAACTTGAATCTGATCTGGCTTGGGTTCATTCTGGCGGAATTAGCGGGGATTCCCTTGGCGCTGGTTTTGTGGAAAAAAGCCTGGCGTGGAGTATTTTAG
- a CDS encoding MFS transporter: MFAKMFSRRLWNRDFILVLLVCSIASYTNSIFISLLPVYVLDLGGTNALTGMMMTGLTLLGMATRVVVAPLIDKIGRKKLLVIGSGLYALNALAFCFTKDLNVLFALRVIHGFTQGIFFPVPPTMIADISPEDLLVDAMGFFGISSSLVFAVTPTIGLAIYNNLGPEAMFWSAVVMGVLSFALTLPIKEHYQRPVQPEKGESKPKIGLRLDKVFLTLVLLPSMISLFIYIGNSSIMSFLTPCGLERGIEQISLYFLVNNLAVIVSRLTVGRAITYIPKRTCILFGIILCGLGTGLIAVAYNLALMMLSAVLVGVGITAVTQLLQVEVMLAVPSERRGLASTIFMLMGDIGNGAGAAIWGAVSAGAGYVLTYALAGASTLMGCLFHGVYWKKRG, encoded by the coding sequence GTGTTCGCAAAAATGTTTTCCCGGCGCTTGTGGAACCGAGACTTTATCCTGGTGCTGCTGGTCTGTTCCATTGCGTCCTACACCAACAGCATCTTCATTTCACTGCTGCCGGTCTATGTACTGGACTTGGGCGGCACCAACGCCCTTACCGGCATGATGATGACCGGCCTGACCCTGCTGGGCATGGCCACCCGTGTGGTGGTCGCTCCGCTTATCGACAAGATAGGCCGCAAGAAACTGCTGGTCATCGGCAGCGGGCTTTACGCGCTGAACGCCCTGGCCTTCTGCTTCACTAAAGATTTGAACGTCCTGTTCGCCCTGCGGGTAATCCACGGCTTTACCCAGGGCATCTTCTTCCCGGTGCCGCCCACCATGATAGCCGACATCTCCCCGGAGGATCTGCTGGTGGACGCCATGGGATTCTTCGGCATCAGCAGCTCCCTGGTGTTTGCGGTGACGCCTACAATCGGCCTTGCGATTTATAACAACCTCGGCCCGGAGGCCATGTTCTGGTCGGCGGTGGTGATGGGGGTTCTCTCCTTCGCTCTGACCCTGCCCATCAAAGAACACTACCAGCGCCCCGTTCAGCCCGAGAAGGGCGAATCCAAGCCCAAAATTGGCCTGCGCTTGGATAAGGTTTTCCTGACCTTGGTGCTGCTGCCCTCCATGATAAGCCTGTTCATTTACATAGGCAATTCCTCCATCATGAGCTTCCTCACCCCCTGCGGCCTGGAGAGAGGCATTGAACAAATCAGTCTCTATTTTCTGGTGAACAACCTGGCGGTCATCGTCTCCCGCTTGACCGTAGGCCGGGCAATCACTTACATACCCAAGCGCACCTGCATCCTGTTCGGCATTATCCTGTGCGGGCTGGGCACAGGGCTGATTGCAGTGGCCTACAACCTGGCGCTGATGATGCTCTCTGCCGTGCTGGTGGGCGTGGGTATCACGGCGGTCACCCAACTTTTGCAGGTGGAAGTCATGCTTGCCGTGCCCAGCGAGCGCCGGGGACTGGCCAGCACCATCTTCATGCTCATGGGCGACATCGGCAACGGCGCAGGCGCGGCCATTTGGGGCGCGGTCTCCGCCGGGGCGGGGTATGTGCTGACCTACGCGCTGGCGGGGGCGTCTACTTTGATGGGGTGCTTGTTCCATGGGGTGTACTGGAAGAAACGGGGATAA